ACAGCCGATCAATCAGGACACTTCACCTTCATCAGCAGCCAGGTGGAAGCCCTCACCGGCTTCACTCCGGAAGAACTGCTCGGCAAACATTTCACTACCCTCATCCCGCAGGACTGGGTGCCCATCGTCTCCGAAAAATATTACAACCAGTTCACCAACCATATCCGCGAAACCACGCTCGTCTTCCCCATCATCCACAAAAGCAGTGAAATGAAATGGGTGGAGCAAGACGCTATCCTCCTGGAAAAAAACAATATCATCCAGGGCTTCCAATGCGTGGTAAAAGATGTAACAGAACGCACCCGTGTAGAACAAAAACTCAGAAAGGCCGAAGAAGAAAAGAACGAAGTGCAGTTCCGCATCCAGGCCATCCTCGACAATACCCCGCTTATCATTTACATCAAAGACCTCAAAGGCCGCTACACCCTCGTCAACAAACAATTCAAGGAAGTATTCAGACTAACAGACGAAGATGTAATCGGAAAAACAGTACAGGAACTCCACAATGATATACCCAGACAAACACAGGACACCGTCACCAAATACCAGGATGCAGACCTGGAAGTGATCAAAACCGGCGCCTCCGTTGAACTCGAAGACGTTCTCAAACTTCCTGACGGCGACCATCACCTGCTAACCGTCAAGTTCCCGCTCTTCGATAAATACAATGAGATCTTCGGCGTCAGCGGCTTCATGAAAGACATCTCGGAAATGGTGCGCTACCGCCAGGACCTCATCGAAGCACGCACAAAAGCAGAATCCGCCGAACTCCTGCAGGAGCAGTTCCTCGCCAACATGAGCCACGAGATCCGCACGCCCATGAACGGCATCATCGGCATGAGCAACCTCCTTATCCAGACACCACTTCAAAGACACCAGAAAGAATACCTCGAGATCATTCGGCAATCCTCCGAAAATCTCATGGTACTCATCAATGATATCCTCGATCTCTCAAAGATCAAAGCAGGAAAAATTTCTCTGGAACAGATCGCTTTCGATCTCGATTCCATCATACAGCCATTAATAGCCACATTCGAAATCAAAGCCGCCGAAAAGAGTATCGGATTCTCGGTTTCTCTTTATCCCGATGTTCCGAGATTCCTCACCGGCGATCCCTATCGTCTCAACCAGGTACTCAACAATCTCCTCAGCAACGCATTCAAGTTTACAGAAAAAGGATTCGTAACAATGGAGGTTGACCTGGAAAAAATGGAAAACGAAACAGCCTGGGTCTCGCTCCGCATCAGCGATTCAGGCATCGGCATCAAACACGAACAACTCAACTATATCTTTGAAAGCTTCTCCCAGGCCAGTTCTGACACCACCCGCAAATACGGCGGCACAGGGCTCGGTCTTGCTATCACCAAAAAGCTGGTGGAAATACAGGGAGGAACTATCTACGTAACCAGTCAACCCAATGCCGGCACCACTTTCTCCATCACTATCCCCTACCAGATCGCAAATGAAGATCAGGTGCAGCATACGCTTCAGCAAACTGATGCTATCATCGATCCCAGTCATGCTTTCAGCGGAAAGAAAGTACTGATCGTAGAAGATAATGAAGTGAACCAGCGCGTACTTCAGCTCAACCTGCAAAAGTTCAATATCGATGTAAGCATCGCAGGCGATGGCAGCGCAGCAGTGGAATGGCTCAGCAAGAACCGCGATACAGACATGGTGTTCATGGATCTTCACATGCCGGTGATGGACGGCCTCCAGGCCACAATCTGCATCCGCAAAGACCTCAAGCTCACCACGCCCGTTGTAATGCTCACCGCCGCCGCACAAAAATCGGAACAGCAACGTTGTCTGGATGCCGGCGCAGACGCATACATCACCAAGCCCATCTCACAACAGGAATTATACAACAGCCTGGAAAGATACCTGCTGATCAATCAGTCGCCCGAAGAATATATTCCATACGAAGCGGATATGTCGAATTACTCAGAGTTCAATATTTCTGAACTGCTGCAGTTGGGCGATGCCGAAAGCATCAGGATGGTCTACGAGCTCTTCGAAGCCACCCTGCCACCCGGACTGGAAAATTTAAAACAGGCCGCAATCAAAAAAGACTGGAAAACCGTATATGAACAGGCGCATAAACTGAAAAGCAGTCTGGCCGTGATTCAAGTGAAAGGAATGCTGGGCATAATGGGCACTATCGAACACAATGCCAAACAACAAATGAACCTGGCATCAGTGTTGCCGATGATAGAAGAAGCCTCGGCCTATATCATAGAAGTAATGCCCCGCATCAAAACGGCCATAGAGAAAGAAACAGCCTGATAACTATTTTGTACTTTTTTTGAAAACAGAGAACATGAAGATTTTAGTTGCAGAAGACGAACCCATTATGCTGAAGACGATCGAGCTTCGACTGAAAAAGGATGGTTACGACGTAATAGCAGTATCCGACGGCAGGGAAGCCCTGAAACAGATCAGGGAAAATACACCGGACCTGCTGATCACAGATATCATGATGCCCTATTCATCAGGACTGGAACTGGTGGGCGCCGTGAAACAGGAATTATCGAGTCCCATTCCCGTGATCATCCTCTCCGCCATGGGGCAGGAAGACGTTGTTGTGAAAGCATTCAAGCTGGGCGCCGATGATTTCCTGAACAAACCTTTCAGTCCAAACGAACTGAGCTTACGCGTAAAACGTCTTTTTGGAAAGACGATGTAATGATTTACAGAAATCTGATCGTTCACCATAATCGAGATCCTTATTAAAACCATTATTGCCGATACCTTGCTATTTGCCCGGTTCATCCGGCCCGAACAGCTATTCTATCTGGGCATACTCTGCCTGATAGCTGCCGGCGTCACCATACTGTACTGTTTCTACTACAGCTCCAGGAGGAATAAATTCCGCAATCAGAAAGCGCGTATCAAACAACTGGTGGATCCTTATATCAGCCAGAGCATTCTCGAATCCATGGATACGGAAGAGACCAACCTCCGCCTGCCGGGCTTCGATGAACTGCAGCAAAAATGTAAAGACTCATACAACCGGAAAGTGATCATCAATGAGCTGGTGCTCGCGCGCAAGAATCTCTCCGGACAAGCCGCGCAAACCATCCAACAACTCTACACTTCCCTGCAACTGCAACTGGATTCGGAACAAAAACTCCACAGCTACAAATGGCATAAAAAAGCCAAAGGCATCCAGGAACTATCGCTCATGGGTCAACGACAATACTGGAAAAGCATTTACCGCCTTACCGACCATTCCAATGAACATGTGCGCATGGAAGCTCAGGCCGGCATCGTTAGACTGCTGGGCTTCGCCAGTCTTCGTTTCCTCAACTCCGCCACCTACCAGATCTCCGAATGGCAGCAGATCAACCTACTCTACCTGCTGGAGTCCCTGCCAGTCGCGGAGTTCCAGGGAATAGAAAGATGGCTGCATTCAGGGAATAAGTCGGTAGTTATCTTTGCGCTCAAGCTGATCGGCAGTTTCAGGAGATATGAACAACATGATCTCGTGATCAAATGTCTCCAACGCATTGAACCGGAAATAAGACAACAGGCCATCAAAACCCTGGCGAATATCTACCGGGAAGACACAGCCGCTTTCATCATCGAACAATACCCCGTCGAAACCTGGCATAACAAGCTCGAAGCATTGAAAACACTCGGAAAGATCGGTGCGGAAGATGTAGCGCCCTTTCTCGTGGGCGAGACCAATCACCCTGACCCCGCCATCCGCATGGAAGCGGCCCGTTCCTTACTGCAATGCACAGCGGCCGCCAGCCAGGTACTGCAACAGAAAGCCATTACAGACCATTCCTGGAACACTATTCTTGCACAACTTGAAAATGAAATGCGCGCATGAGTTGGCAACAAGTCATATTCGATATACTTACCTACGGCATCCTCGGTTATTCCGTGGTGCTGATCTTTTTCTATTTGTTCATCGGTGTGTATAGCATCGGCGAAACCAGGAAATACCTGCACAAGAATAGTTTTACAGATTATTCTCTGCTGGCGGTATCATCGGAAACACCGGGTATTTCTATCATCGCACCGGCTTACAATGAAAGCGCCACCATTGTTGAGAATGTGCGCTCTTTGTTAAGCGTGTATTATCCCAACCTGGAATTGCTGGTAGTGAACGATGGCAGCAAGGATAATTGTTTGCAACTACTCATCGACGCTTACCAGCTGGAACAGGTGCCCATCTTCATTCACGAACAGATCGCCACCAAACCTGTTCGCGGTGTATACAAGAGCAGGAACCCGGTGTTCAGCAAACTGGTAGTGATCGATAAAGTGAACGGAGGTAAGGCCGATGCCCTGAATGTAGGCATCAACCTGGCCACCAAGCCTTATGTGGTTTGTATCGATGTGGATTGCATCCTGGAAGAAAATGCATTACTGAAAATGATCAAGCCCTTCCTGGAATCTACCAACAAAAGAGTGATCGCTTCGGGCGGTGTTGTGCGCATCGCGAATTCCTGCGAGATCGAAAGCGGACGCCTGGTGAAAGTGCATCTCCCGAAACAATTCTTACCACGCGTGCAAACGCTGGAGTATATCCGCGCATTTTTGTTAGGCCGTATGGCCTGGAGCAGGCTGAACGGGCTGCTCCTGATCTCCGGCGCCTTCGGCGCCTTTGACCGCGAGATCGTGATCAAGGCCGGAGGCTACAATCACAATACAGTCGGGGAAGATATGGAACTGGTAGTGCGCATGCGCCGATACATGGAAGAACAAAAGATCCCTTACAAAGTCACTTATATCCCCGATCCGCTTTGCTGGACCGAAGCACCGGCATCCTTCAAGATCCTTGGCCGGCAACGCAACCGCTGGACACGCGGCACCATCGAAACACTTGGCTTCCATAAAAAGATCTTCTTCAACCCCCGATACGGACTGCTCGGCATGCTCAGCTATCCTTACTGGTTCTTCTTTGAATTCCTCGCGCCGCTGATTGAAGCATTCGGGATGCTCGTGTTCCTGGTGTTTGCTTCGCTCGGACTGGTAGACTGGAATTTTTTCTTCGCATTGCTCTTTTTCATTGCGGCATTCGGCTTCACGTATTCTGTGTTCGCGATCTTCATGGAAGTAATCACCTACAATCAATACAAAAAACGATCAGAGGTATTGAGCCTCTTCCTCACGGCATTGATAGAGCCTTTCTTCTTCCATCCTTTCGTGGTATGGTCGGCCATCAAAGGCAATATCGACCTGGCAAGGAAAAAGAACGCCTGGGGCGAAATGACCCGACAAGGTTTCGCAGGAGCCAATGCCAATAAAGTAAATCCAATTCCACCCAAACATGGCAACAGTTGAATCGTTACCAGCTCAGGAAAAAATAGAAAACGCTACAACAGGAAAATGGACAATAGCGCTGCGTCGCTTTGCGTCTTTGTCGCTGAGCACGTTTATCGTGTTGTTTGTATTGAGGATGCTGGAGTGGATCTGGAATGGCGTTAGTCACCAGTTCCCGCAGGAAGGATTTATCTTTTTTCTCAATATCATTGTGAATGATTTCGTGTTCTTCTGCAAGATGAGTTTGGTGTTGCTGGTTGTATTTGCACTGTTCTGTTTTGTATCTCTCCGAGTTGCTACTATTGTTTATCGGGTGCTGGCGGTGCTGGCCATTCTCGGCTATCTCATGCTGATCCAGTATTTCAACAGCACGCTGGTGCCGCTCGGCGCAGACCTGTACGGGTACAGCTGGAATGAGATCAAACTCACGGTAGGAGCTTCAGGAAAACTCAACGTGTGGACGGCGCTGCTGCTGATCATATTTGTAGCAGGCATCGTGTTCGGCTTATTATGGATGGGTAAAAAGATAAGGCCCGGGCGGGTTTCATCTTTCGTTATTTGTTTGTTGATCGTCTCTACTTCTTTCCTGGCCTATGCTTCAGCCTTCACGCCACATATTTTTTCTGTTGAGTACGATAATAATTTATCGAGGAATAAACTGGATTATTTCCTCTCGGCATCCGTGGGTCATTTCTTCCCGGAAGAACAGGAAACGGATATCTATGCGGATTCATATATCGGGGATTACGGAGAGAATACCGGAGAGGATCTGCTGGCATCATTCAATTATATCGATGAAAAGGAATATCCTTTTCTGCATGCAGACAGTACGGAAGATGTGTTATCGCCATTCTTATCAAAATCCGCTACGCCTCCGAATATCGTGATCCTCCTGGTAGAAGGACTGGGACGCGCTTTCACCAACGAAGGCGCTTACCTCGGTAACTGGACGCCGTTTGTTGATTCATTATCGCAGCACAGCCTGTATTGGGAGAATTGTTTGAGTGGCGGCGGAAGAACCTTTGCTGTATTGCCAACGGTGCTCGGCTCGCTGCCATTCGGGAAAAATGGATTCAATGAACTGGGGAATGATATGCCGCAGCAATTATCACTGATGAGTTTGCTGAAGAAGAATGGCTATCATACTGGGTTCTATTATTGCGGCGACGCCAGTTTCGATAACATGAATATCTTCCTGAAACACCAGCAGGTGGATAAGATAAAAGACAAGAATACTTTCCCTGCCGGTTATGCGCAGTTACCCTCCCAGAACGGTTTCACCTGGGGATATGGAGATAAAGAACTGTTCCGTTATTATTATGCCGATCAGCAAAAAGAACCTGTTGGCGGGCCTAAGCTGCAAGTATTGCTGACAGTGGCTACACACAGTCCATTCCTGATCAATGAGCAAGATAAGTACAACCAACGCGTAGACCAGCGCATGGACGATCTGAAACTGACCGATCAACAGAAAGCAGAAAGAAAACAATATCGCGCGCAATTCGCGTCCATCCTGTATGCAGACGATGCTCTGCAGCAGTTTTTCGAAAAATCAAAACAGTTACCGGACTATAACAATACCATCTTCCTCATCACGGGCGACCACCGCATGCCGGAGATCCCGATGATCACCAAGATAGACAGGTACCATGTTCCGCTGATCCTGTACTCTCCCATGCTGCAGCGCAGTGCCAGGTTTCAATCACTCAATACACATTTTGATATCGGCCCGAGCCTGCTGGCTTATCTCAAAAACACTTACGCGCTCAAAGGCCCATCTATGCAAAGCTGGATGGGTAGTGGTCTGGATACGGCGCGCAGCTTCCGTAATATCCACTCTATTCCATTAATGCAAACCAAAACGGATCTGATAGATTACGTGATGGGGAATTATCATATAAATGGAACTGATGTCTTCCGACTCAGCAATACGCTCAACGAAGATCGCGTAACAGAAACGCCAATAATAGAAAGTATAAAAGGCGCATTCGACAAATTCCGCCAGAAGAACCAGCAATTCATTCAGGGAGCGCCACTGATCCCGGATACATTATTCAAAAACTGGAAGCCGTAACAAGATAAAATTACTCAACATGTTGGCAGTCGCTTGAGTAATGAACAGTCCCATTACTTAAAAAACTGATTTATCCGTCTGAAAAATAGTCTGGATTTTCATTTTGCTTTTCCTGTTTTTTTGTAACTTATGTCGAATAGTACTCGATTCTCAAATCCTAAACCTTACTTATGAATAAGATCTCTTACATTCTGTTCTCTGCTATTATTTTCTTCGTTTCCTGTTCCAAGAAAACTACGTCAGAAGATATCATTTCCCCACAAGTCCAAACGATGGTAATAAAAGAAGTGGACAGCGCTGGGATCCGCACATTAATTTACCCTGATGGCAAGAAAAAGATTA
This portion of the Pseudobacter ginsenosidimutans genome encodes:
- a CDS encoding PAS domain S-box protein — translated: MKTYRPILFVLLFAVVGVVLFLFTSWKDSQRVKQTQNWINHTNEVIRQLDIIYNTILSEESSVRGYTISGNDIFIWDIPNNNKKVLATLQHTHGLLKDNSQQAARLKKVQSLVEQKLGHHTNLIQIKTTNPDSANALVSSLTGKKITDQLNAAITEMKMVEHKLLQDRIGHSKEVAESSFNRSLIGSLIITIFIWGICLKLIRDIKLRKKTENQLIESETRYRQFVENAGVINYTADQSGHFTFISSQVEALTGFTPEELLGKHFTTLIPQDWVPIVSEKYYNQFTNHIRETTLVFPIIHKSSEMKWVEQDAILLEKNNIIQGFQCVVKDVTERTRVEQKLRKAEEEKNEVQFRIQAILDNTPLIIYIKDLKGRYTLVNKQFKEVFRLTDEDVIGKTVQELHNDIPRQTQDTVTKYQDADLEVIKTGASVELEDVLKLPDGDHHLLTVKFPLFDKYNEIFGVSGFMKDISEMVRYRQDLIEARTKAESAELLQEQFLANMSHEIRTPMNGIIGMSNLLIQTPLQRHQKEYLEIIRQSSENLMVLINDILDLSKIKAGKISLEQIAFDLDSIIQPLIATFEIKAAEKSIGFSVSLYPDVPRFLTGDPYRLNQVLNNLLSNAFKFTEKGFVTMEVDLEKMENETAWVSLRISDSGIGIKHEQLNYIFESFSQASSDTTRKYGGTGLGLAITKKLVEIQGGTIYVTSQPNAGTTFSITIPYQIANEDQVQHTLQQTDAIIDPSHAFSGKKVLIVEDNEVNQRVLQLNLQKFNIDVSIAGDGSAAVEWLSKNRDTDMVFMDLHMPVMDGLQATICIRKDLKLTTPVVMLTAAAQKSEQQRCLDAGADAYITKPISQQELYNSLERYLLINQSPEEYIPYEADMSNYSEFNISELLQLGDAESIRMVYELFEATLPPGLENLKQAAIKKDWKTVYEQAHKLKSSLAVIQVKGMLGIMGTIEHNAKQQMNLASVLPMIEEASAYIIEVMPRIKTAIEKETA
- a CDS encoding response regulator transcription factor, whose translation is MKILVAEDEPIMLKTIELRLKKDGYDVIAVSDGREALKQIRENTPDLLITDIMMPYSSGLELVGAVKQELSSPIPVIILSAMGQEDVVVKAFKLGADDFLNKPFSPNELSLRVKRLFGKTM
- a CDS encoding HEAT repeat domain-containing protein, whose translation is MLFARFIRPEQLFYLGILCLIAAGVTILYCFYYSSRRNKFRNQKARIKQLVDPYISQSILESMDTEETNLRLPGFDELQQKCKDSYNRKVIINELVLARKNLSGQAAQTIQQLYTSLQLQLDSEQKLHSYKWHKKAKGIQELSLMGQRQYWKSIYRLTDHSNEHVRMEAQAGIVRLLGFASLRFLNSATYQISEWQQINLLYLLESLPVAEFQGIERWLHSGNKSVVIFALKLIGSFRRYEQHDLVIKCLQRIEPEIRQQAIKTLANIYREDTAAFIIEQYPVETWHNKLEALKTLGKIGAEDVAPFLVGETNHPDPAIRMEAARSLLQCTAAASQVLQQKAITDHSWNTILAQLENEMRA
- a CDS encoding glycosyltransferase family 2 protein, translating into MSWQQVIFDILTYGILGYSVVLIFFYLFIGVYSIGETRKYLHKNSFTDYSLLAVSSETPGISIIAPAYNESATIVENVRSLLSVYYPNLELLVVNDGSKDNCLQLLIDAYQLEQVPIFIHEQIATKPVRGVYKSRNPVFSKLVVIDKVNGGKADALNVGINLATKPYVVCIDVDCILEENALLKMIKPFLESTNKRVIASGGVVRIANSCEIESGRLVKVHLPKQFLPRVQTLEYIRAFLLGRMAWSRLNGLLLISGAFGAFDREIVIKAGGYNHNTVGEDMELVVRMRRYMEEQKIPYKVTYIPDPLCWTEAPASFKILGRQRNRWTRGTIETLGFHKKIFFNPRYGLLGMLSYPYWFFFEFLAPLIEAFGMLVFLVFASLGLVDWNFFFALLFFIAAFGFTYSVFAIFMEVITYNQYKKRSEVLSLFLTALIEPFFFHPFVVWSAIKGNIDLARKKNAWGEMTRQGFAGANANKVNPIPPKHGNS
- a CDS encoding LTA synthase family protein: MATVESLPAQEKIENATTGKWTIALRRFASLSLSTFIVLFVLRMLEWIWNGVSHQFPQEGFIFFLNIIVNDFVFFCKMSLVLLVVFALFCFVSLRVATIVYRVLAVLAILGYLMLIQYFNSTLVPLGADLYGYSWNEIKLTVGASGKLNVWTALLLIIFVAGIVFGLLWMGKKIRPGRVSSFVICLLIVSTSFLAYASAFTPHIFSVEYDNNLSRNKLDYFLSASVGHFFPEEQETDIYADSYIGDYGENTGEDLLASFNYIDEKEYPFLHADSTEDVLSPFLSKSATPPNIVILLVEGLGRAFTNEGAYLGNWTPFVDSLSQHSLYWENCLSGGGRTFAVLPTVLGSLPFGKNGFNELGNDMPQQLSLMSLLKKNGYHTGFYYCGDASFDNMNIFLKHQQVDKIKDKNTFPAGYAQLPSQNGFTWGYGDKELFRYYYADQQKEPVGGPKLQVLLTVATHSPFLINEQDKYNQRVDQRMDDLKLTDQQKAERKQYRAQFASILYADDALQQFFEKSKQLPDYNNTIFLITGDHRMPEIPMITKIDRYHVPLILYSPMLQRSARFQSLNTHFDIGPSLLAYLKNTYALKGPSMQSWMGSGLDTARSFRNIHSIPLMQTKTDLIDYVMGNYHINGTDVFRLSNTLNEDRVTETPIIESIKGAFDKFRQKNQQFIQGAPLIPDTLFKNWKP